The nucleotide sequence CAACGCTTGCGCGGCGCACGCCGGGAGGTACACCCATGAAACGCCTGCATCTTTGGCCGGCCCTGGCCCTGGTCCTCGCGGTCAACGCCTTCGCCTTGACCGGCGTGGTGCGCAATCGCGCCGGTGAACCCGAGGCGGCGATGACCCTCAGCGAACGGGAACTCTGGCTGCTCGGCGGCTCCGGGCACGAGGAGAACAGCGGGGTTGCGTTGCGGTTGCAATGGGACCGACACGCCTCCACCCAAGACTGGTTCAACGCTGAGAAGATGGCTGAACTCGGAATAAAGAAACCGGAAAAACCCGAAGGTTCCGAGACGATCCGCTGGCCCCAGGCGAAAAAAATCTTTGTCGTGTTCGAATATGAGGGCGAGTCTTGGCGGAGGTTCAAGGAGGAAAAAGAACGGAAAATAGCGGAACTGAATGAAGCCCTGGCGCGCGGGGAAGAACGTGAACCGTCCCGAATGTCAATCGACGGGGAGATTCGATCCCTGAAAAAAGATCTCTCTTTTGAATCCCGGCTGATTCCCGTCGACGCCGGCCTAGATCCCGGTTCATTGCGGGACCGCTACCCGGACAACCGTCGGTATCTGATCGTTTCGGCCCTGGCGCGGGCGGCCACCAGCTACGTCGACGGAGGGGAGGCCGTCAAGGTCCGTACCGGGGAAATCGATGCCCTGCTCGTTTCCGAGCTGCACGTTCCCCTGAAACTGACCGCGCCCTTGCATGGCCTCGCCCCATCGGGAAGCCTCCTCAATTATCGCCACGATCAGCCGGACGCGCCGCCCGAGCCGCGCTACGCGGTCGATGTTCGCTGGGGGCGGCGGTTCGAGCCCTGGGTGACGGCGGTGCGGCGGATCGACAAGGAAGCGGAATAGTCCGCCCCCCTATTCCATCACCAACCGGAACCCGACCTGGTTGCTCTCCCGGTCGGGGGAGCGTTTGCCGCGATTGCCGCAGCGGACGCTGCCGGGGGAATCGGCCCAGCTGCCGCCGCGGCGGACCTTGGTTTCGCCTTCGGTGTGCAGCGGGTTGCTGCGGGCATGACTCTTGTACGCGTCGGGACTGTAGCCGTCCACCGTCCATTCCCAGACGTTGCCGAGCATGTCGTAAAGCCCGAAGGGGTTGGGGAAATAGTTGCCGACCGGGGCGGTGGCGACGAACTCGTCGTCGCAGTCATGTTTCTGCCAGGGGCAGGGATCGCTCTTTTGCGCCACCCGGTCGTAGACATTGGCGAATTTGCAGGACTGATCCGACTCGTCCCCCCAGAAGCGCTCCCAACTGGTGCCGGCGCGGCAGGCGAATTCCCATTCGGCTTCGGTGGGCAATCGAAACTTGCGTTCCCCCCCCTGTTGCTGCGTCAGCCAGTCGGCGTAGTCCCGTGCCTGCTGCCAGCTGACGTTGACCACCGGCAGGGCGGCGCCGTTCATGGACAGACCTTTATAGCTGCCGCTGTCGTGATCCGTTTTGAAGTTCTTGAACTGGGCGTTGGTGACCTCGAAACGCCCCATCCAGAAACCGTCCACGCAGACCTTGTGCGGCGGCGCCTCGTCGGCGTAGTTCTTCCGATACAGCGCCTCCCCCTCCTCGCGGATGACCCGCGCCTTTTCTTGCTCGGACTGGCCCATGGTAAAACAGCCGCCTTCGATCCAAACGAATTCATGGCCACGGGTCTCGTCCTTCCAGACCTGCCCCATTTGAGCCTGCTTCGGCACCTCGCCGGTAACGACATCCCCCGTCGCCACCGGCGAGGCGGCGACGGGCTCGGGCGCCGACGGGGGCTTCACCGATTCCTCCTCGATCACCAGCGCCCGGGCCAGTTCGTCCATGCGTCCGGGGATCTGATCGGGATTTTCCACCTTGATGTCGGAAGTGCGCAGAATCGTGCCGGTGGTGGTATCGATGAGTCGGGCGGTAACGGACAGGGTCTTGCCCCAGCGCAGCACGCCGCCGCTGACCACGCCGGAGACGCCGTAAATCTTGCCGATCTCGGCGGCGGCTTGGTCGTCGAGCAGGCCGCTGGCGGCAAGCTGCTGCTCTTCCAGCACCTTTTTCAGCAGCACCCGTTCCTTGAGATCGAAGGCGCGGGTACGCCCCAAGGCGCTGATCATCCATTCGGCAATGATCGCCCCGGCATCGGGAATGCCGAGCTCGCCCATGACGTCGAACTCGACCACCGCCACCGGCATCTTGGCATCGCAATCTCCCGCGGTCGTCACCGGCGGCTGTACCAACAAGCCGAGCAGCAAGATTCCCAGATAGACAAATCGTTTCAGCATGGTTTCATCCCGTCGGAAAGGTGTAAGTCCCCCTTTGAAAAAGAGGGGTTTGGGGAATTTTCCGCCTCAGTCAAAATAATTATTGGTCGCCCGGGCAAAGGCCTCGAAAATCCGCGGCACTTCGAGGCCACGTCGCTCTAGGGCCGATTTGCGCAGGGCGATGACATACTGGTTGGAGAGCCGCACCGGCAACTCAAAGGCGGCCTGCCCGGTTTCGAGAAGGGTCAGCGCCAGTTCCGAGGCGACCTCCCCCTGCTCGAAGGGGGAAACGCCGATGGCGAGCATCGCCCCGTCCTCGGCGTTGAAGACGTTCATGCCGACCACCGGCATGGCGGCGTGGGTTTCCGTCCAAGTCATGACCTCCGTAGCCGGAACCATTTTTCCATAATCGTCGGCGCTGCTCAACTGGCGATAGCCGCCGACCAGCAGGTAGTCGACCTGTCCGGTCAGCTCCGCCACCGCCGCCTGCCATTCGGCGAAGCTGTCGACGTGCCGCGCGCCGCGATAGTCGAGCCCTTCCCAAGCACAGCCGGCAAGATATTCGGCATCGGAAACCGCCGAGGAGGAGGTGTCGCAGAGCAACATGACCCGCGCCGTCCGGTTCCGGTCGCGGTCGAGAAAGCGTAGGCATTCGGCGATGGCCTCGGCGGGTTTGCGCTCGAGGATGCCGGTCACGTTTTGCGCGCTGGGATAGCCGTACTCCTCGACGCCGCCGTTGACCCCGGCGAAGACGATGCGCAGACGGGGATGATCGACGTAGTGGCGGGCGACCAGTTCCTGGGCGGGATCATCCACGGCGATGAGCACGTCGGGGGCCGCCGCGTCGATGGCGCGCCGCGCCGCCAGCCCGGCACGGCGCAGATAGTCCTTGTCCTTGGTCCCCTTGGTCTTCATGTAGTAGGGGTTGATCCGCACCCAGCTCTGGGCTTTGAGAACCCGGGCGAATCCGGCGTCGACCTCGCGGGTCCAGGCATAATCCTTGTCGTAGCTGTGCAGCACGAAAATGGTGGGGCGCTGCCAGCCGACGTAGAAAACCACCCCGAAACAGGCGAAAAAAAAGGCCGCCATAGCCAGACGGATGGACAGGCGCAGGCTCATAGAATCCCCAGATAGTGCCAGAAGGGAAAGGAGGCATAGATGGCAAGCAGCTTGGCCGGCCACAGCAGGGCATGGAAGAGGATCAGGCGCGGGCTGTCCATGGGCATGGTTGCCTCGGTCATGGAAGCGAATTGCAGATAATAGGAGGATTGGAAGGGCCAGATGAAACTTTCACCCAGCAGCAGGATGACAAAACCGACCAGCCAGGGGTTGACGCCGACCGCCACCGCCGAAGGCATGAGGAAGGTGGCGAAGACCACCACCGTGGCATTGATCGGCAAGGCCAGGCGTACCAGGAAGATAGCAAGGGCCAGCAGCAGGATAAAGATGCTGAAGTCCTCGCGCATGTAGGCGGTCAGCCAGCTGAACTGGCTGGTAAACCAGGCATCGGCGTCGACGTAGCGGATCGCCTCGACCAGACTGATGAGGGCGCCGAGATAGACGAGAAAGCTCCAGTCGATACTCTTGCGAAATTCGCGGACATCGAGAAAGCCGAACATCAAGAGCACGTACATGATGGCGAAGGTGATCCAGGGCACCTCCACGCCATGCAGGGAGACGGTCAGCACCGCCGCCAGCATCAACAGCAGACCAAGGAACGACGCCCATTCGCTGCTCTTCATCTTGCCGAGGATACGCAGCTGGTCGGCGATCAGTTCGCGGGACATGGTCGGGCGGCTGGGATTGCGGAAAATCAGCCAGGCCAAGAGCAGATAAAGCAGGGTCAGCACGATCCCGCAGACAGAGGCGGCGAAGAACCAGTAGACCCACTGGAACTGGGCCTGATCCTGCAAGGGGAGGAAGCCGAAGATAACGAAATTGATCGACTTGGCGCTCATGAAGACTGAAGACAGCAGGCTGATGCCGGACAGGACACTGACCGCCAGCCGCTGCTTCTCGTTGGCGCAGGAATCCTTGCCCAGAGTCCCCGCCAGGTCGTTAAAGAAGGGGGCGACGATCGCCACCCGGCCATTGGCGGTCGGGACGATGGGGGTGAGGATGACCCCGGCGATAAAGAGGCTGAGGTTGTACCAGATTTTGTTGGGCGGACCGAGGCGCAGCAGCCAGAGGAGTACCCGGTAGCTGAAGCCGGAGGTGGTAGTGACGACGCTCAGGGCGAAGATGCTCAGAGCCATGAAGAAGGTGTCGGAGGAGAAACCGGACAGGGCCACTTCCGGCGGCGTCAGATTGAGCAGGACGATGCCGAGGACGGCGAAGAGGGCGGGGACGAAATCGGGGAGCAGGCGGAAGACCCACATGACCACCGCCGAGGAGACGACCGCGAGCAGGTAGGCGGTCTGAACGCCGGCGATATCCGGGGCATTCCGCAGCAGAAAGAAGACGGCGAAGGGGACTGCCGTGGCAAGGAGCCAGCCACTCAGAACCCGCGCCCCGCCCTTGTCTTTAACGGCTGCGGCGACGGCCCCGACCCGCTCCCGCGAACGCCCTTCCTGGCCGCGCTCAGACAGGGATTCGAGCAACGCCGTCAGCACCGACTTGGTTTCTTCGGCGAGCTTGCGCAGCGAGGGACCGGGGATGGCCAACACCCGCGCCGGACCGAGGGCGGTGGCGGTCGCCTGATAGTCGGCCAGACCGATCCCCGCC is from Desulfuromonas acetexigens and encodes:
- a CDS encoding DUF4824 family protein; protein product: MKRLHLWPALALVLAVNAFALTGVVRNRAGEPEAAMTLSERELWLLGGSGHEENSGVALRLQWDRHASTQDWFNAEKMAELGIKKPEKPEGSETIRWPQAKKIFVVFEYEGESWRRFKEEKERKIAELNEALARGEEREPSRMSIDGEIRSLKKDLSFESRLIPVDAGLDPGSLRDRYPDNRRYLIVSALARAATSYVDGGEAVKVRTGEIDALLVSELHVPLKLTAPLHGLAPSGSLLNYRHDQPDAPPEPRYAVDVRWGRRFEPWVTAVRRIDKEAE
- a CDS encoding formylglycine-generating enzyme family protein, which codes for MLKRFVYLGILLLGLLVQPPVTTAGDCDAKMPVAVVEFDVMGELGIPDAGAIIAEWMISALGRTRAFDLKERVLLKKVLEEQQLAASGLLDDQAAAEIGKIYGVSGVVSGGVLRWGKTLSVTARLIDTTTGTILRTSDIKVENPDQIPGRMDELARALVIEEESVKPPSAPEPVAASPVATGDVVTGEVPKQAQMGQVWKDETRGHEFVWIEGGCFTMGQSEQEKARVIREEGEALYRKNYADEAPPHKVCVDGFWMGRFEVTNAQFKNFKTDHDSGSYKGLSMNGAALPVVNVSWQQARDYADWLTQQQGGERKFRLPTEAEWEFACRAGTSWERFWGDESDQSCKFANVYDRVAQKSDPCPWQKHDCDDEFVATAPVGNYFPNPFGLYDMLGNVWEWTVDGYSPDAYKSHARSNPLHTEGETKVRRGGSWADSPGSVRCGNRGKRSPDRESNQVGFRLVME
- a CDS encoding ABC transporter substrate-binding protein, producing the protein MSLRLSIRLAMAAFFFACFGVVFYVGWQRPTIFVLHSYDKDYAWTREVDAGFARVLKAQSWVRINPYYMKTKGTKDKDYLRRAGLAARRAIDAAAPDVLIAVDDPAQELVARHYVDHPRLRIVFAGVNGGVEEYGYPSAQNVTGILERKPAEAIAECLRFLDRDRNRTARVMLLCDTSSSAVSDAEYLAGCAWEGLDYRGARHVDSFAEWQAAVAELTGQVDYLLVGGYRQLSSADDYGKMVPATEVMTWTETHAAMPVVGMNVFNAEDGAMLAIGVSPFEQGEVASELALTLLETGQAAFELPVRLSNQYVIALRKSALERRGLEVPRIFEAFARATNNYFD
- a CDS encoding SLC13 family permease; translated protein: MSSLDAAETLLSIPLFRDCSRQGLARLLPHVTERLLAPAESLQSFGATAEATFLILEGEFELDLGCGRKARIAGGFLGEEAGIGLADYQATATALGPARVLAIPGPSLRKLAEETKSVLTALLESLSERGQEGRSRERVGAVAAAVKDKGGARVLSGWLLATAVPFAVFFLLRNAPDIAGVQTAYLLAVVSSAVVMWVFRLLPDFVPALFAVLGIVLLNLTPPEVALSGFSSDTFFMALSIFALSVVTTTSGFSYRVLLWLLRLGPPNKIWYNLSLFIAGVILTPIVPTANGRVAIVAPFFNDLAGTLGKDSCANEKQRLAVSVLSGISLLSSVFMSAKSINFVIFGFLPLQDQAQFQWVYWFFAASVCGIVLTLLYLLLAWLIFRNPSRPTMSRELIADQLRILGKMKSSEWASFLGLLLMLAAVLTVSLHGVEVPWITFAIMYVLLMFGFLDVREFRKSIDWSFLVYLGALISLVEAIRYVDADAWFTSQFSWLTAYMREDFSIFILLLALAIFLVRLALPINATVVVFATFLMPSAVAVGVNPWLVGFVILLLGESFIWPFQSSYYLQFASMTEATMPMDSPRLILFHALLWPAKLLAIYASFPFWHYLGIL